In one window of Vulpes vulpes isolate BD-2025 chromosome 1, VulVul3, whole genome shotgun sequence DNA:
- the GEMIN7 gene encoding gem-associated protein 7 → MQTPLAIPVSVLRLPRGPDGLSRGFAPDGRRAPPKPEVPQTLGAPVVQESRESQEQQARAALRERYLRSLLAMVGHQVSFTLHEGVHVTAHFGATDLDVANFYVSQLQTPIGVQAEALLRCSDIIAYTFKP, encoded by the coding sequence ATGCAGACTCCACTGGCCATTCCTGTGTCTGTGCTCCGGCTCCCCCGGGGTCCTGATGGCTTGAGCCGAGGCTTTGCCCCAGATGGACGCAGGGCCCCCCCGAAGCCAGAGGTTCCCCAAACCCTGGGGGCTCCAGTAGTTCAAGAATCTCGGGAGTCCCAGGAACAGCAGGCGCGAGCTGCACTTCGGGAACGCTACCTCCGCAGCCTGCTGGCCATGGTGGGTCACCAGGTGAGCTTCACATTGCACGAGGGCGTGCACGTGACTGCCCACTTCGGAGCCACAGACCTGGACGTGGCCAACTTCTACGTGTCGCAGCTGCAGACGCCGATAGGTGTGCAGGCCGAGGCGCTGCTGCGGTGTAGTGACATTATTGCGTACACCTTCAAGCCATAA